The following coding sequences lie in one Alosa sapidissima isolate fAloSap1 chromosome 15, fAloSap1.pri, whole genome shotgun sequence genomic window:
- the LOC121683520 gene encoding LOW QUALITY PROTEIN: 4F2 cell-surface antigen heavy chain (The sequence of the model RefSeq protein was modified relative to this genomic sequence to represent the inferred CDS: inserted 2 bases in 1 codon): MPLNADGDVGYGSVSAGPGTVGLPGLAGNMGGTETVPLLMPEPEPEPEPEPYRWKPLSKEELEITAGSPGWKKFRSRLVILFWLTWLAMLGASIAIIVQSPRPVAPKLRWWQKVVFYRLQPALLMDSEGGAVGGFEVMRERLPYLKSVGVGALILEGVFPKSISPSNLTELSHNIGTMPQFQQLLKEGHHAGMKFLLDLCDVEVLEQEPANTSEGLSDSSGYVQYSLKFWLEQGVSGLAICDTDAAYSEKTLMEWKALLQQFSEQDNERVLVVRETMDSFVASNVSSGGVNASLVELTTRPLLPPSAHPLSAAEVASAVEEGLQTPRTEWPSWTVGGPVSPELQRISMVLLMTLPGTPVVSDGEEVTPAENTTVNAIGDEIFIQDEGKKWRSAIGLFQSLSEMRAREEALLFGSFTFLSFNASTSTSPTXPPLAFLRSWGCVHFLVLLNLGTEPHALSPDWAPSLPEGGVFVTSTGMDRLGAVSLETLSLRPHEAIVIKLFEGRELLLKACPVIGGDEAQDLFKIQLLDTWCGEMH, from the exons ATGCCTCTCAACGCGGATGGTGACGTGGGCTACGGCAGCGTGAGTGCTGGGCCGGGGACGGTAGGCCTACCAGGGCTGGCGGGCAACATGGGTGGCACGGAGACGGTCCCCTTGCTCATGCCGGAGCCGGAGCCGGAGCCGGAGCCCGAACCGTACAGGTGGAAACCCCTAAGCAAGGAGGAGTTGGAGATTACCGCGGGCAGTCCGGGTTGGAAGAAATTCCGCTCCCGCCTGGTGATCCTGTTCTGGCTCACCTGGCTGGCCATGCTCGGTGCCTCCATCGCCATCATCGTGCAGAGCCCTCGCCCGGTGGCTCCCAAGCTGCGCTGGTGGCAGAAGGTGGTCTTCTACCGGCTGCAGCCGGCATTGCTCATGGACTCCGAGGGCGGCGCTGTCGGCGGATTTGAGG TGATGCGTGAGCGGCTCCCGTATCTGAAGTCGGTGGGGGTTGGAGCGCTGATTCTGGAGGGGGTTTTCCCCAAGAGCATCTCCCCCTCCAACCTGACTGAGCTCAGTCACAACATCGGCACCATGCCCCAGTTCCAGCAGCTGCTCAAGGAGGGACACCATGCAG gtatgaAGTTCCTATTGGACCTGTGTGATGTGGAGGTACTTGAACAGGAACCAGCAAACACATCGGAGGGCCTTTCTGACTCCTCAGGATACGTACAG TACTCTTTGAAGTTTTGGCTGGAGCAGGGTGTCTCCGGTTTGGCAATATGCGATACAGATGCTGCCTACTCGGAGAAG ACTCTGATGGAGTGGAAGGCCTTGCTGCAGCAGTTCAGTGAGCAAGACAACGAACG AGTTCTGGTGGTGAGGGAAACGATGGACAGCTTTGTGGCGTCGAACGTGTCCAGTGGGGGGGTGAACGCGTCGCTGGTGGAGCTGACAACCAGGCCACTGCTGCCCCCCTCCGCCCACCCCCTCTCAGCCGCCGAGGTGGCCAGCGCGGTGGAGGAGGGCCTGCAGACCCCCCGGACAGAGTGGCCCAGCTGGACG gtgggAGGGCCTGTGTCTCCAGAGCTGCAGAGGATCTCCATGGTGCTGTTGATGACCCTGCCAGGAACCCCGGTGGTCAGTGATGGTGAGGAGGTCACCCCAGCAGAG AACACCACAGTGAATGCCATTGGAGATGAGATTTTCATACAG gatgAAGGGAAGAAATGGCGTTCCGCGATTGGTCTGTTCCAGTCCCTGAGTGAAATGCGTGCTCGGGAGGAGGCTCTCCTGTTCGGCAGCTTCACCTTCCTCTCCTTCAACGCCTCCACCTCTACCTCGCCCAC GCCCCCGCTGGCCTTCCTGCGCTCGTGGGGCTGCGTCCACTTCCTGGTTCTGCTCAACCTGGGCACCGAGCCCCACGCGCTTTCTCCTGATTGGGCACCCAGCCTGCCCGAGGGCGGGGTGTTTGTCACCAGCACCGGAATGGACCGCTTGGGCGCCGTCTCCCTGGAGACGCTGAGCTTGCGGCCTCATGAGGCCATTGTGATTAAACTGTTTGAGGGGCGGGAGCTACTCCTAAAAGCCTGCCCTGTGATTGGTGGAGACGAGGCACAAgatttatttaaaatacaatTATTGGACACATGGTGTGGGGAAATGCATTGA